AAGTTCCCGGTTCATGGTTCCTGTTCTTTCCCATGCCCACAGTCCCAGACCCAGCACCAACCCATGGTTTTTCATTCCTGGTAACAGCACGATCTCCAACCAGGCCTCAACACCAACCCAAGTTTCCCGGTACCAGCCCCAACACTAGCACAAACCCTGGACACTGCACCGTCCTACAACTACCACCTTCATCCAGCAACTGCCAGCTCAGaccccacccctcccccccacacaaagacacaaacacaccGCCAACCACTCCACCAGACCAAccatgactgactgacagacggaTGATTGTTACATGTTATTTGAACGAATGCATTTGTTTTTTGGTAATTGTTTATCGattgattttttaaaatgttttattgtttattcTTTTTTAAGTTTAACTAAATTTGATTTAAAATTTTAACATGTAATGAATTTTGAAAAAAAAGTAATTGACCTTTTGTAAAAAGACAGGTGCTGCTGATAATTCTGCCAtcgtggtcagtgtgtgtagccaatgtatctgatgctgtctggtcaaaaagtatggcatgtcatactctttttggccagacagcatcagatacatgggttaCATATAGTAAgatagaggggcgctgtttcactcgctcggatgctttctccagtgatATAGTTTCAGCCACATGCGAATTGAAGAAAAGTTGGAGGATGCTGTAACTATTTTGCATGAACATGCGAAGGtaacctactttttgaagtgatttgcttgacaatcagatgaaaacatcatgacagGTTGTGTTCACGGCACATTAAAAGGTACTACATTTTTTATAGTTAAATTACGTCTTGCTATAAAACCCATTATAGTATATAGGAGGGCTCAAACTGGCCTCTGCCTGGCGCCTCCAAATCACTAAGTCTGCCTCTGGGTGCCCCATTGTACTACCAATATTGCAAGTTATTTCTCGTATTGGCTTCTACATCAGTTTTTTGTCTTGCATCAACAATGATCTATTTCTGGGAGATCCATTTGAATCACTccaaaactttgcacatacagtgCTGCTGTCTAGTGGACAAAGTCTAAATTGCGCCTGTGCTAGAATAATTCATtgtcctttctcttgcatttcaaatattGTACAAATGTGCCAAAAAAAGTGACGTGTTCAGACATTCTTTCTGAGCCAGGCGAAATCACACATCAACTTCGTTATTATGGATATATCCAAGTAAATGCCAATAGAAGAAAAGCTAAAACAAACGAAAATGCGACTGACACGCCCACGTCTGTAACATGGACAACCTGGACAATTTGTTGGTAATCGTTTTATAAAAGCAATGAGGCATGCGAGTCAGTGCTATATAATGATTACATGATATATATAATGCTATATAATGACTGCTTCGCGTCGGGCCGAACAACGCCATTTGCCTTTGACTGTATTCATTATATAGCACTGCCTCTTGTGCCATATTGCTTATTAATTaaaacacaggtgtcaaactcattccacggagggccgagtgtctgcgggttttcgctcctcccttgtacttgattgatgaattaacatcactaattagttaggaactccccacacctggttgtctagggctttattgaaaggaaaaaccaaaaacctgcagacactaggccctccgtggaatgagtttgacacccctgaattAAAACATGCTTCCTTGTCCATTTTTTGTGTGTTGCAAACAATTGTCTAATTAGTTTTAAAGATGAATCGTATGTTTTGACAGTCAAAACTTTTGAAATAGATTTTTGAGAAGTTATTTAAAATAGCTTACGGGTTTCAAATTATTGAATTGGAATTTACTGTCTTAAAGgggtcatttttatttattttaaattaatTATAGACCGATTATAcaaaacaaaacattaggaacacgtaAATTATAcacctttccatgacatagattgaccagatgaaagttatgatcccttattggtgtgacttgttaaatccacttcattcagtgtagatgaaggggaggagactggttaaagaaagatatttgagacatggattgtgtatgtgtgccattgatggtgaatgggcaagacaacacttttaagtgcctttgaacggggtagtaggtgccaggtgcactggtttgtgtcaaacTGCAACTTTGCTGggcttttcacactcaacagtttcctgtgtggacatccagccaaaggacatccagccaacttgacacaactgttggaagcattgggccagcattcctgtggaatgctttcaacaccttgtagagttcaggcccttacgaattgaggctgttctgcaactcaatattacgaaagtattcctaatgttttgtacactcagtgtatatacccattaactcttgaagaatataactaacCCTAATATAATGCTTCATTAGCTTacttcaactgtcgtaccccatcagaaccccaaatataagcttgttctACCACCATTTTTCTACACAATGTGACTGTTATCAAAAACAGTATAGccttaaaacatggttaaaactataatttggaTATCATAGCTGGTCAATCCTTGCACCCATAACTGTCTGAATTTGACAGcgcttacatttctccaggcccatccctcagctcttTACCAAAACAATGGCAGTGTGTCCACTTTGTTATTATTTGAACTGCAGATTTCTACTTTTAATTCGAATTCACCCCAACCTTGATGTGTAAAGACTGCATAACCTCTACTCCCCATCTCCTTCCCTCCAGACTCCCTGcagctctctcttgctgtctctgaaGAGGAGGTTCTCCCTGAGCACTGTGAGCAGGAGCGGAGCCTTAGTCTGGGGCAGGAGAAAACTGAGCCCACACAGATTAAAGAGGAGGAAGTCGggaccagtcaggaggaagaACCACTTCAATAACTCTTTGATACCAAAGAATCCATATTCGCTCCTCCCTGTGTGACAAGTGAATGTGATCAGGAGGAACCACTTCAGTCCTTCATTCCTCCTCAAATCCAGACAGGAGAACAGAGAGTGTGACCCTAAACAAGTGAATCTCACACCTTTTGGCACTGTGACTCCGCTTAAGGCTCTCAGCATTCCCTGTGACCCTCCAAATAATCAAAACAATGCATCCAGCACCAGCACAGCCGAAAGCAGCGACCCAATGGGACTCGACAGCAGCCCAACATTAGATCCCAGCCCACCATTGgataaacactgttccaaaccCAGCACCACAGCTATAAAAACTCTCCACTGCCGTGACTGTGGTGAAATGTTTGCTCTAAAATCTGACCTGCAGATGCATGTGACTCTCGCCAAGAAGAGACCCAGTGAATGCTACAACTCTACCTGTAAACTGAAGGCCCCATGTCAGACTGTGTCACAATGGGAaaacctgcccctgccccttttGTGGCAAGACCTTCCAAGTAGATATTTCCAAGCACATGATGACGCGCAAGAGAGAAATcatttagctgtggtgactgtgggaagagCGTCAGTGTCAAGAGTACCCTAACCGAACATGTTCGGAACCTAACCCAACATATACAGACTCACACAGGGGAGAACTAATTTAGTTGTGGTGACTGCGGGAAAAGCTTCAGTCTCAAGAGTGACCTAACCGAACATGTTcggactcacacaggagagaaaccatttagctgtggtgactgtgggaagagcttcaatcgCAAGCAGCCCCTAAACATGCATAATCTGACTTACATGGGAGTAaaaccatttagctgtggtgactgGGAAAAGTTTCAATGTAAAGGACTCGCTAAAGAAGCATAAACTGACTCACATAGGAGAGGAACCGtttagctgtggtgactgtgggaaaagcaTCTATCAGAAGGGGCACCTGAATGTGCACAaactgactcacacaggagagaaaccttttagctgtggtgactgtgggaaaagcaTCTATCAGAAGGGGCACCTGAATGTGCACAaactgactcacacaggagagaaaccttttagctgtggtgactgtgggaaaagcttcagCGTCAAGGGGAACCTAACCATACACAaactgactcacacaggagaggaATATGGCTGCTCTGTCTGTGGGATTCAGTCGTATGGCTGAGCTGTTAAAACATATGAATACAGTTCGCACAAAGAAAGAGAACAGGACTAAAACAGAAGAAAACTTATTTAGACAAAGATTTGCCAGAAGAGCCGGTTGACGTTTATTGGGTTGAGTCTTGTCCTTGAGGAATTATTTAGCGATTTCCGCTAGATGggtcagctgcaaagtcaaaatgagCTATATTGTAACAAttcagatttatttattttttgctctgtggtcttaatttaaggttgaGGTCAAATCAGATTTtaggactttgtggctgtgcgagctagtgaccactctgcagagctgcctccagaacaagattcataaCGGAAAAAAAGCTGACCTGCATAAGAAGATGGAAATTAAAAAGCAGGGATTGGACAACTGAAAAAAAGTCATGTAAACTCTGGATAATACATGCTCCAGATGTGATAGATTTACTTTTGTAAAACGTTCTATTGGGGTaattcccaagttctctcacgtcaccccgctcctccgctctctccactggcttccagttgaagctcgcatccgctacaagaccatggtgcttgcccacggagctgtgaggggaacggcacctccgtaccttcaggttctgatcaggccctacacccaaacaagggcactgcgttcatccacctctggcctgctcgcctccctacctctgaggaagtacagttcccgctcagcccagtcaaaactgttcgctgctctggcaccccaatggtggaacaaactccctcacgacgccaggtcagcggagtcaatcaccaccttccggagacacctgaaaccgcacctctttaaggaatacctaggataggataaagtaatcattctacccccccccccccttaaaatatttagatgcactattgtaaagtggttgttccactggatatcataaggtgaatgcaccaatttgtaattcgctctggataagagcgtctgctaaatgacttaaatgtaaatgtaaatgtaattcagACCGAGTTGCACATGTAAATGGAACTTAATTCCCTGCTCTCTCTatggtattctgaccttgaactgaAGCATGTTGAAATGCCAGTGCCAGCCTGACCTTGAACTGAAGCATGGTGAAATGCCAGTGCCAGCCTGACCTTGGAACTGAAGCATGGGGAAACGCCAGTGGAAGTCTGACCTTGAACTGAAGCATGTGTTTGGGGTGGAGATCAAAGAAATGGAGGTGTGTTTACAGATACCCCATATTCTGACCATGACTTCATTCCCTCATAATGTCACCACTTTACCGTGAGAATCCCAAGAATAAAGTTGTGCAATCTGTCGGTTTCAAGTGGAAAAACATATACTTCATTTTCCCCCATAGGAATGacaccattctccatgcactgtaatttataaACTGATAAGAACATTTACCTGTATGATTGCTGAAGACAAATGTGAAGCAAACTCAGAAGCAAATCAACATGAATGGTATTTCTGCGCCTTTCCTACTGTGAAGTATGGAACGCTGTGCCTTTATAAAGAATTGTAATTGTATGCTCTTATAACTTTCGGGACTAAACTTGGAGACGCAAGCCAAATGGGATGACAAGGCAAAGCCGAGCACAGTTGACAGTTGCGCCAAATGTGCTCTCTATGATGCTTTAATTAGATGCTACGACATTTCCTGTTTCCTACATTTGTTTTATGTCAAATGTTATTCGCCGCTATATAGGTAGTGACCGTCAGTATGAACCACTCTTATTTAACACGTTTAgtgttagttcccttcagttggtacCCTGCATTTCGTATAATCCCATTACATTGTTTGGTTTAGAATACCTTAATTTGTTTCCTCAGTAAACGCTGCCACGTTCTTGTGGTTGTTACGGAGGGTAGCTAGTAATAGTGGATATTATTTAATGAAGGCCTCATACAAATTGTATTGTAAATCGGGACATCTAAGCTTATAAAACAATAATGGAGCGCAGACCAAATCATTATAGTTTGAATTTGACATGCAGCGCAAGACTTGGACCTTATTGTCACATAGTTCCATGATCAGTACGAGCAATCAGGGTTAATTTATATCCTTCTAATAATGTACACTCCTTAGTTTTATTTTAAGCATAAAAGCTCTCCAACCCCTATTTTTCCTGGAAGTAACCTAGGATTCATGAATACTTACCTTACGATAAATGTGTAATATCAGAGGGTTTTTAAATCTACCCGTGAGTTCTGAAACAGAGCCAAATATTCATGTTTtgatggctttctttcattgatctcCATATTCTGAACGCATTCTCCGTAGGCTAGATTAGTCTTGTGCCGATCAAATTCAAATTAAAGGTACACAGTATTTAAAGGGATTGCTTTAGATACATTAACAGAAAAAGATAATTGAACAAATTACCTGATCGATTCAGTCTGCCACTCAGTGGGTGTGTTTTCTGGGGTTGAACAAAATGTATTCAGTGCGCGCAAGGGAGCCACAAATCTCGTTGCGCACCTACATAAGGttagtctgaataccaactactgagaagggCTTAGTAAAGGCATGCCTAGGAATGGCGTACATTTCCTGAGTGAATCGGCTCCTAAGTGAATCAAGTTTGATTTGAATTATGTAATTATTAAACAGTACAGAGTATTGTAGGAAACTCACAGCTCTGGTTCAAAGTCTTGTTTTCACGTTATTAAAAACAGGGATTTCAGTTTGTTTTGGaatgtctctcagggtgatgagagaatCAGAATGTTATTGATATGTTCAAAATTATGTCCAAGAGTATTTGTCATTCATTTTGACCTAATGCTGTTCGTTCATGATATTGATTGAATCTTTTGGGAAGTAAATCACCAAGTCAGCCTTCTTCCACCTCAAAAACATTTCACCACTGAGACCCTCTCTTGCTGAAACCCTCATTCACACCTTTTGTTTTATCTGGCCTGGACTACTGCAACGCCATTCTCTACGGACTTCCCGCCAAAACACTGGACAGACTTCAACACATTCAAAACTAATCTGAttacaaaaatattgtaatccgaTTAGATACTTCTTAAATTAAGAACTGTGACATGTCTCCACTAACAGGTGGAAGTTACAAAATGTGCCTCAATCTTCTGTGATGCCCTTCCCCCACACAGGACACAGTCATGTTTCTCTCCATGTGTACTCTTAAGCCCATGATACAGTGGCAACATTACCTCCACAAATTCCAAGTGTATCATGGCCTTAAAGGCTGCAATGAAGATTTTCAGTGTGAAAAGAGACAAGTCAGATGGCAGTCATCATGTTCAGAAAAACTATTTAATGTTGCAAACAGTAGAGGCCTACCGGGAGATCACTCTGCACAAAGTCAGCAACCTCTTCAAGATACAACTGCTAAAATGGCTCAAACGCAAATTATTCTTCGGAGTGGCAAGAATATTCATTCTGAATGAGACATACATGCATCATTATAGAGGATGGGTGATACTGAACAATGAAACACACACAATGGTTTCTGGAAGAGACGGGCTACGCAATTAACAATACAAGTTCTGTTCTCAGTGGAAAAATACAGCTTCACACTTAATGAAAAGTTACAGCCAATACAGAATGGAAAATGACAGGTTAAGCAGAATATGTCCTAAATATGGCCTTTAATAGTTATGCATAGATGGtgccgacagacatggcagctctgcttctagctaaGTAACTTTGCggtattttttttgtgtgtgtgttatttcttacattactGGCCCAGAacgttttgtgttattacatacagccggaaagtacttttggatatcagaacagcggtAACTCCCCAGCATTACAACTTTCCCGAATTGGTGCCTTTTTTttaactgttagatactactgccctgttggagctaggaacacaagcatttcgctacacctgcaataacacctgctaaatatgtgtatgtgaccaataaaattggatttgaataGAGAATCAGGCTTCAGGACTACCAGAGTAAAGGTCATTCAAGCATGTCCTCAGGTGACCCTTTTAGGCTTTGAAGGTTGTTCTTCGCTGTGTGTTCTCCGATGACAATTAAATGCTTTAGTGCCAGAAGTGCATTGTCGACAGAAAACGTGGAAGATTCCTCCCCTGTGTGAATGTCTCATACGCAGTGTCAAATGAAAGGCAGTTGTGAAAGATTAGCCAGTCATGGTATTCATGTGGTTCCTCCCCTCCGTCTCCCCAGACAATTCAGATTGGAAGGAGTAAAACATTTACAACAATCCTGACAGCAAAATAGTTTATTGCTCATCTGATTATCCTCATATGCACTTGTGACTGCCAGTGCTTAAAGATCTGCTACTATAGCAACAAGTATCTGATTTCCCTCGTGAATCCTCATATGCGCTGTCAGATTACCTTCATGACGAAAATATTTGCCACAATAATAATGACAGTTATAAGATGTCTCCTGTGTGATTCTTCATGTGATAACTTAGAGAAGTGTGCTGAttataacattttccacagaactGGCAGCGAAAacgtttctcccctgtgtgaatcCTCCTGTGAATATTCAGATCCCtaatttttaaaaaacatttgccACAACCATGGCAGCGATGCGATTTCTCCTCTGTGTGCGACCTCCTATGATAAGTCAGGGACCCAGCATTAGAAAAATATTTGCCACATTCACCACAGCAATAaaatttctctcctgtgtgatccTTCAAAGTGGTCAAGGAGGGTTTGAAGCGGTCAGACTGAGTGAATACTTTGCCACAATTCACCCTTGTGTGAATCTTCATATGAGAATCCAGATATCCCCACTGAGCAAAACATTTGCCACATTCATCACAGCGAAACTGATTACCTCTGGAGTGTATCATGATCCTATGAGAATTCAGTTTTCCCATCTGAGTGAAACGTTCACCACAATCACTACAGCAAAATGATTTAACTTCTGTCTGACACCTCCTTTGCGCTGGTGATTTCAGATCCACTGATGTTCTACCTTTGGAGCTGATAAATCTTTTTCCCTTTTCTGCCTGTGTCCTCCTCGATTTGGGCTGGGGCCGAGAGCCACTGGTTGGCTTTGAAGAATGCACTTCCTTAGGTTTTGATCTGTCTTTGTATTCTTCACTTTGGGTTTGTGAGGACTGAGTTGAGTACTGATCATAGTCACTTTTCACCCAGGCAGGAGTGAATACAGAGTCTTCCTCCTCCTGGATGACACTGAattcctcctgttcctctttaaTGGGGTTCCAGTCATCTTGCCCCAGATCAGGGCTCCACTCTTGTTCAAAGTGGTGCTGCTCAGGGGGAAACTCCACTTCAGAGACAATGAACTGCTCAAAATCTGAAGGGAAGGAGAAAAGATGAGTTAGAATTTATAAGCTGATGAGATAGGTGGTCTTTGCATTGTCTTATGTCAGGCAGTGCTTCATCCTTAACTGACAGTGTAGACAAATTCTGACATAAAAAAAATGGGGTCCCTGTTTAAGGATAGGTTCAGCCTTTTACAACATAATACTAGTTGGTTCTTCACCTTGAAAGTAGTCTATGAATCTTTAAACAGCCACTACAAACATTGGCTAACTTAAGCCACAACTAGCAAAACATCTATGGAAGTGATAGGCAAATGTgcaatgtcaaatcaaattagggctgaccccaattaaTCGATTGGTCAATTGTTTGGGTcgttaggctgttggtcgaccgagattgTTTTAGTAGAGcagtaacaaatatatatatatatatatatatatctgcgcCCATCTCTgtgaactaatccattgtggaagcCTAGACTATAGCCAATTTATGCTCGATTCGAAAATGTGGTCGGGGACTCCATATGGAGGGTGTGATGCAGAGGCCAACTCGAGCTCTGTACCGCATCGCCAAGCGCCTCCCAAATGTTgcaacaatgcggagggctctgtatagctccacatggacatgattggttgacagtaggtgggggtggtacatcctgtataaacacaaactcacttccttgacagcATCTCTGCACTGCTCTGtgaagcgcaagaagtatgaatggcctgacttctgctgaggccaTATAATCATAAATGCTGCATGGCCAATGCAGACGTCAGATTGTACATGCGCCCAGATGCACAATGCACTTCATTgtccagaatgcgctctctcccggcaatttgtgcacattcattgtttcataacttcattgtgtgaattgtttgctttTGATTGTTAGTGTATATCACTTCCccattatatacactaccggtcaaaagttttagaacacctactcgttcaaggtttttttttttttttttttttactattttctacattgtagaacaatagtgaagacatcaaaactatgaaataacacatggaatcatgtagtaaccaaaagtgttcaatcaaaatatattttagactcttcaaagtagccaccctttgccttgatgacagctttgcacacgtttggcattctctcaaccagcttcacctatcacaaagacacggcagttgtaacccaaaatctccaatttgcactccaaaccaaaggacatttccacaggtctaatgtccattgctcgtgtttcttggcccaagcaagtctcttcttattattggtgtcctttagtagtggtttctttgcagcaattctaccatgaaggcctgattcacacagtctcctctgaacaattgatgctgaaatatgtctgttacttgaactctgtgaagcatttatttgggctgcaatttctgaggctggtaactctaatgaacttatcctttgcagcagaggtaagtctgggtcttccatttctgtggcggtcctcatgagagccagtttcatcatagcgctggattgcttttgcaactgcacttgaagaaactttaaattttccgtattgactgactttcatgtcaaagtaatgatggactgtcgtttttctttgcttatttgagctgttcttgccataatatggacttggtcttttaacaaatagggctatcttctgtataccacccctaccttgtcacgacacaactgattggctcaaacacattaaggaaagacattccacaaattaacaaggcacacatgttaattgaaatgcattccaggtgactacctcatgaagctggttgagagaatgccaagagtgagcaaagctgtcaaggcaaaggttggctactttgaaaaatctcaaaatatattttgatttgtttaacacttttttggttactacaagattccatatgtgttgtcatagttttgatgtcttcactattattctacaatgtagaaaatagtacaaataaagaaaaactcttgaatgagtcggtgttctaaaacttttgaccggtattgTATATCACCAGTAGTCCATTTACCGTTAATTCTTATAAATACTCATCTTCAATGTTTTACTTTGGTTACGGTCATTTcttttaatgcattcaatattattattccagtcttcctgttctcattgtcagagtggacacattgtttgcaCAACCTAtactacacttgtgagaaacaagttttggtttatttaatTCCATTTGAGTTCTGTCAATTGAGTCACTGTGTTTTGTATGAAGTGCtgctgtcaatgttgagtaaggatgtGCACACATAGAAGTagtcctataggctacctggcctgcgtgTAAATGTAGGCATAGAAAaggtgcccatttggggatctgatagtatttctgactggcttaacgcaccaccacctgtggagcttctcaaagtaatgttttcttcaccttAAAGAGCAAGCAAACTAGGTCTCTAAAAAAATCtaatctttccagctctctctctttcgataaccactcggcGTGAAAGGGGAAAATATCATTCTCTGACCCAGTGGAAAAGTCATAAAAATAGGCTTCTTATTactgcttgacttggactgaaaaaggttctggtactcattttgggtcATGGTACTgcttatatttaggtgcaggagctccacaatacttttgagctactattctataagaggaacaggagctcaagcggATGAAGATTTGAGGGTGTCGGTACTCAGCtctggtgagctcctgcccaagtcaagcacggcttcttatcccttgcgcaaatagcctacagctgtgtctgtcccgagctcactgTATTTTATACAATAGCACGCTTCCAGCTGGACCCAAGTTAATACAATGTTTGAAGTTTGTTGCAGACAGGCCAAATgaagccaatgtgatttataggatatttatttttaaatcaggatattttctacctgccggctgcaatattttttatttgttggccttatgtaggctatttttacatagttggcaagggcaatagaagttactttttagGTTGGTATCATTTTCATTtggatagaattttgattaactACATGACAATGATTAAGATATGAAGATGTTATTATAAATTCAATTCAACTGTTTCAATAAgatgtgcatatgaaaaccataactggcacACAGATCCGCAGATCGATAAGATAAATTGGtattccacatgagaaaggttgccGACTCCTCGCGTAGCTTATtcccggcaacttcaggagagtaatggcagaatcAGCGAAAGCCAGCTGGAGCAGAATAGTTGGGTCAGGTTAAGTTTTTTTCCTTCTGGTTATCTAGACCTGTCCCCCTCTTGAGGCATACATTCGtaagcttaaagcatcagacaagctcaatgcatatagttgattttattaaaacacatggAGTGTCTCTTTATATAGAATAAATATATGTTGAAAATTTGAGCAATAGATTTGTGAAAAGAACAGAAGACTTTCGGTCAACcaagatttttgttgttgtcagggACAGCCCTAAATCAAATAATTGTGTTGATTTCAGTTGATTTGGCCATTAACTGGAAAAGTGTTTCATAAAGAAAAGAGGCATATTCTGCCCGTTTTGATTTTTTTGCCTCTATCCATTTAAGTTAGTAAGGAAGACACCGGCATCTTTTGCAACCTGACTGGAGGATGTTTAATGTATTCACTGGTAGCAGGGACATTAGTGTGCTAGCCAATGTACAATGTCTGTTCAAACGATAGTGGAAACATCAAAAGACAGAAACAACGATTACTAGCGGCTGTTCAGGCTAGAAATGATGCAGAGGCAGGCTG
This genomic stretch from Salvelinus fontinalis isolate EN_2023a chromosome 41, ASM2944872v1, whole genome shotgun sequence harbors:
- the LOC129840507 gene encoding oocyte zinc finger protein XlCOF8.4-like; its protein translation is MSKLELLRVIFNQRCTGAADEIFRAVAKTISEYQDNVYLSKEDNRRLQGLLDIILKPEIKLYRADFEQFIVSEVEFPPEQHHFEQEWSPDLGQDDWNPIKEEQEEFSVIQEEEDSVFTPAWVKSDYDQYSTQSSQTQSEEYKDRSKPKEVHSSKPTSGSRPQPKSRRTQAEKGKRFISSKGRTSVDLKSPAQRRCQTEVKSFCCSDCGERFTQMGKLNSHRIMIHSRGNQFRCDECGKCFAQWGYLDSHMKIHTRVNCGKVFTQSDRFKPSLTTLKDHTGEKFYCCGECGKYFSNAGSLTYHRRSHTEEKSHRCHGCGKCFLKIRDLNIHRRIHTGEKRFRCQFCGKCYNQHTSLSYHMKNHTGDIL